A window of the Augochlora pura isolate Apur16 unplaced genomic scaffold, APUR_v2.2.1 APUR_unplaced_293, whole genome shotgun sequence genome harbors these coding sequences:
- the LOC144477688 gene encoding histone H2B, protein MPPKASGKAVKKAGKAQKNISKTDKKKKRRRKESYAIYIYKVLKQVHPDTGISSKAMSIMNSFVNDVFERIAAEASRLAHYNKRSTITSREIQTAVRLLLPGELAKHAVSEGTKAVTKYTSSK, encoded by the coding sequence AGTGGAAAAGCCGTGAAGAAGGCTGGTAAGGCCCAGAAGAACATCAGCAAAACtgacaagaagaagaagaggaggaggaaggaaaGCTACGCAATCTACATTTACAAGGTGTTGAAACAGGTTCACCCTGACACTGGAATCTCCAGCAAAGCCATGAGCATCATGAACAGTTTTGTTAATGATGTTTTTGAGCGTATTGCTGCTGAAGCTTCTCGTCTCGCTCACTATAACAAGAGATCCACCATTACATCCCGGGAAATCCAAACTGCTGTCAGGCTCCTGTTACCTGGCGAATTAGCCAAGCACGCAGTCTCTGAAGGAACCAAGGCTGTTACCAAGTACACCAGCTCCAAGTAA